A single region of the Bacteroidales bacterium genome encodes:
- a CDS encoding M20/M25/M40 family metallo-hydrolase, producing MKNLFKLVLLVILLQNTALAQEESAASIKKIYDNALTTDLAYNQLGLLCEKAPGRLIGTPNSFIAVDLMKKYLEDLGADTVFLQPFSSPAWICHSASATMNIDGQEIPLNIDALGPSGSTPEKGINAQIIEVMSLDEVRELGREKIEGKIVFYNRPMNASYFNTFRAYGEAVDQRYWGPSVAQEFGAIGSITRSVTGNLTDFPHTGSCKMEGDKIPAIAISTNDAEKLSTALKSNPHLKVNIKLYAEDIITNTYNLIADLKGSEKPDEYIVVGGHLDAWHNTQGAHDDGVGCLQSTEVLRLFKELGLKNKRSIRVILFMDEELYQSGGKAYADYTKKNNIKNYFATESDAGGFTPRFFTIDANKEILAKIQEYQHLLQPYGLEKIIAGGGGVDIGPLKAFGVPLSGYRSDWQRYFDMHHCANDTFEHVNQREMQLGSAAMTSLIYLIDQFDLAE from the coding sequence ATGAAAAACCTTTTTAAACTAGTACTACTCGTTATACTTCTACAAAATACAGCTCTTGCACAAGAAGAAAGTGCTGCAAGCATTAAAAAAATCTACGATAATGCTTTAACAACTGACTTGGCTTATAATCAGCTTGGGCTTTTATGTGAAAAAGCTCCCGGCAGATTGATTGGTACACCCAATTCTTTTATTGCCGTTGATCTAATGAAGAAATATTTGGAGGATTTGGGTGCAGATACTGTCTTTTTACAGCCTTTCTCCTCTCCTGCTTGGATTTGTCATTCGGCTTCAGCAACGATGAATATCGATGGCCAAGAAATTCCTTTGAATATTGATGCATTGGGGCCATCAGGCTCAACTCCCGAAAAAGGGATTAATGCTCAAATTATTGAGGTGATGAGCTTGGATGAAGTGCGTGAATTGGGTCGAGAGAAAATCGAAGGCAAAATTGTTTTCTATAACCGACCAATGAATGCGAGCTATTTCAATACTTTTCGTGCCTATGGAGAAGCTGTAGACCAACGTTATTGGGGACCTTCTGTAGCCCAAGAGTTTGGTGCAATTGGTTCTATTACACGTTCCGTTACTGGCAATTTAACAGATTTTCCACATACGGGAAGCTGCAAAATGGAAGGCGATAAAATTCCAGCCATAGCCATCTCAACCAATGATGCGGAGAAACTAAGTACAGCTTTAAAGAGCAATCCGCATTTAAAAGTAAATATTAAACTCTATGCAGAAGATATTATTACAAACACTTACAATCTTATTGCCGATTTAAAAGGAAGCGAAAAACCTGATGAATATATTGTGGTTGGCGGTCATCTTGATGCTTGGCACAATACGCAAGGCGCTCACGATGATGGTGTTGGATGTTTACAATCTACCGAAGTATTGCGTTTGTTTAAAGAGCTAGGATTAAAAAATAAAAGAAGCATTCGTGTTATTCTGTTTATGGATGAAGAATTATACCAATCGGGAGGAAAGGCCTATGCTGATTATACCAAAAAGAATAATATCAAGAATTATTTTGCAACGGAATCGGATGCCGGCGGATTTACACCTCGTTTTTTCACCATTGATGCAAATAAAGAAATTCTAGCCAAAATTCAGGAATACCAACATCTTCTTCAGCCCTATGGTCTTGAGAAAATTATTGCTGGCGGCGGCGGCGTGGATATTGGTCCGTTAAAGGCATTTGGTGTTCCGCTCTCTGGTTATCGCTCTGATTGGCAGCGCTATTTCGATATGCATCATTGCGCTAACGATACTTTTGAACATGTCAATCAAAGAGAAATGCAATTGGGAAGTGCTGCTATGACGAGTTTGATTTATTTAATTGATCAATTTGATTTGGCTGAGTAA